In Desulfovibrio porci, one genomic interval encodes:
- a CDS encoding phosphoadenosine phosphosulfate reductase domain-containing protein — MKHPANVVSLSGGKDSTAMLLMLLERGEPVADVVFFDTGWEFPEMYEHLEKLEAFTGLKITRLRPRMPVDMETDKSPFDWMFSEYPVARRGTRQVHMIGRGWPNAPVRWCTGRKRDALHAHFLALTHRSGLELPLRQCIGFAADERHRLDGVTKKNSAYCVQRYPLVEWGVTEADALAYCYKRGFTWGGLYHFFSRVSCFCCPLQPLDELRTLRGYFPDLWQRMLTMESWLPENRRRFKDSSVSALDARFAEEADNG, encoded by the coding sequence ATGAAACATCCCGCGAATGTGGTTTCCCTCTCCGGCGGAAAGGACAGTACGGCCATGCTGCTCATGCTCCTCGAACGCGGCGAACCCGTGGCCGATGTCGTGTTTTTCGACACAGGCTGGGAATTTCCCGAAATGTATGAACATCTGGAAAAGCTCGAAGCCTTTACCGGCCTGAAAATCACGCGCCTGCGTCCCAGAATGCCGGTAGATATGGAAACGGACAAGTCGCCGTTTGACTGGATGTTTTCCGAATATCCGGTGGCCAGGCGGGGAACACGTCAGGTGCACATGATTGGCCGGGGCTGGCCAAACGCGCCCGTTCGCTGGTGTACGGGCCGCAAACGGGATGCGCTTCACGCGCATTTCCTGGCGCTCACCCACCGGAGTGGCCTTGAACTCCCCCTGCGTCAGTGTATCGGATTCGCCGCAGACGAACGGCATCGACTGGACGGCGTGACAAAAAAGAACAGCGCCTACTGTGTACAACGGTATCCGCTGGTGGAATGGGGCGTCACGGAGGCCGACGCGCTGGCTTACTGCTACAAACGCGGCTTCACCTGGGGCGGACTGTACCATTTCTTCAGTCGCGTCAGTTGCTTCTGCTGTCCATTGCAGCCCCTTGATGAACTGCGGACACTTCGCGGTTACTTCCCTGACCTGTGGCAACGGATGCTGACGATGGAATCCTGGCTGCCGGAAAACAGACGGCGTTTCAAGGATTCCAGCGTCTCTGCCCTGGATGCCCGCTTTGCGGAGGAGGCGGATAATGGCTGA
- a CDS encoding tyrosine-type recombinase/integrase: MLTDTYIKSLKPAEKARKYADGGGLFLYIPTSGSKLWRMAYRFNKKSKLLSFGEYPTVTLKKAREKRDEAKKLLADGIDPAQHKKAARAAREAEEANSFKNIALEWQETQTVHILPAGRAHLLHCLEQHIFPHIGSMPITQIEAADILAFVKPFEKQDRLNQAHLLIQLCGRVFRYAIATSRARHDVTADLRGAIRTKRPKHHPTILDKNRIGKLLLEFDEHPGYYPVTCALRIMPHVFVREKELIWAEWTEFDLERAEWRIPAERMKKREMHIVPLSRQVLQILRELHRFSGNGRYLFPSARYMEKPIQKSTMLAALRRKGYSGSEMCIHGFRSMASTLLNEMGFNSDWIERQLSHDHRDAVRAAYNHAQYLPERRNMMQTWSDYLDDLREKARQCSETC; this comes from the coding sequence ATGCTTACCGATACCTACATCAAAAGCCTGAAGCCCGCAGAAAAGGCCAGAAAATACGCGGATGGAGGCGGCCTGTTTCTCTATATTCCGACCAGCGGCAGCAAGCTGTGGCGCATGGCCTATCGCTTCAACAAGAAGAGCAAGCTCCTCAGTTTCGGGGAGTACCCAACGGTCACGTTGAAGAAGGCCCGTGAAAAGCGCGACGAGGCTAAAAAGCTCCTTGCGGACGGCATAGACCCAGCGCAGCATAAAAAGGCGGCCAGAGCCGCCAGAGAAGCGGAAGAAGCCAATTCCTTCAAAAATATTGCGCTGGAATGGCAGGAAACGCAGACAGTCCACATTTTGCCGGCAGGAAGGGCCCATCTGCTGCATTGTCTGGAGCAGCATATTTTTCCTCATATCGGTTCCATGCCGATAACCCAGATTGAGGCGGCAGACATTCTGGCGTTCGTAAAGCCCTTTGAAAAGCAGGACAGGCTGAATCAAGCCCATCTGCTCATTCAGCTCTGCGGGCGCGTCTTCCGTTATGCCATTGCCACCTCACGCGCCAGACATGACGTAACCGCAGACCTCAGAGGCGCAATCCGTACCAAGAGGCCGAAGCATCATCCGACAATTCTGGACAAGAACAGGATCGGTAAACTCCTTTTGGAGTTTGATGAACACCCCGGCTACTATCCCGTTACCTGCGCCCTGCGGATCATGCCGCATGTTTTTGTGAGAGAAAAAGAGCTGATCTGGGCAGAGTGGACAGAATTCGATCTGGAGCGGGCAGAATGGCGCATCCCTGCGGAGAGGATGAAAAAGCGCGAAATGCACATAGTCCCCCTTTCCCGGCAGGTACTGCAAATTCTGCGGGAGTTACACCGGTTTTCAGGCAATGGCCGTTACCTTTTTCCATCTGCACGCTACATGGAAAAGCCGATCCAGAAGTCAACCATGCTGGCCGCACTCCGGCGCAAGGGATACTCCGGGAGCGAAATGTGCATTCATGGCTTCCGTTCAATGGCCTCGACGCTGCTCAATGAAATGGGTTTCAATAGCGACTGGATAGAGCGGCAGCTTTCGCATGATCACAGAGACGCCGTCCGGGCTGCCTACAACCATGCGCAGTATCTGCCGGAACGGCGCAATATGATGCAGACATGGTCTGACTATCTCGATGACTTGAGGGAAAAGGCCCGCCAATGCAGTGAAACATGTTGA
- a CDS encoding type IV secretory system conjugative DNA transfer family protein yields the protein MNRTIRGLEDHETQERKRLHRDVRSPSQRLADALKLGQVQIGGMFGAGVCLFLFPVLATPLFLVGIALFLARCACVNGERLPFRMPMGLYGTDRGDPLPGRGGFARPEGIFFLGNRLQDKQELWLKAKDILTHCLLFGTTGSGKTETLVSLSYNALATASGLFYIDPKASPKLAVQIWQMARFLGRDDDFRVLNYGTSGKVKGKSPRRLSNTNNPFTFGSAEALTQLLVSLMPASDGANSIFADKAQALISGVMYALVDLRDKGLLKLSTSIIRDALALEKCVALALHPELDQESRASIQAALGTSGWIAGREMKDQPPSFAEQFGYAQSYFGKALSSLTDTYSHIYGAEDGEVDFADAIMQQWIEIHSSLCFYIICYFYCEIFLSGSLDSPEKSACSLHFCGYICGYQNLGCPKREIV from the coding sequence ATGAACAGAACCATCAGAGGTCTGGAAGACCACGAAACACAGGAACGTAAACGCCTGCACCGTGATGTACGCTCCCCCTCGCAACGTCTCGCGGACGCGCTCAAGCTCGGCCAGGTGCAAATCGGTGGAATGTTCGGCGCGGGGGTGTGTCTGTTCCTCTTCCCCGTTCTGGCGACGCCGTTGTTTTTGGTTGGCATCGCTCTGTTCCTTGCCCGCTGCGCCTGCGTGAACGGCGAACGCCTGCCGTTCCGTATGCCGATGGGCCTGTACGGTACGGACAGAGGCGATCCCCTGCCCGGACGGGGCGGTTTTGCCAGACCTGAAGGCATCTTCTTTCTCGGCAACCGGCTTCAGGACAAACAGGAGCTTTGGCTGAAAGCCAAGGATATTCTCACCCATTGCCTGCTCTTCGGCACGACTGGTTCCGGCAAAACGGAAACTCTGGTTTCCCTGTCCTACAACGCTCTGGCCACAGCATCCGGGCTGTTCTACATCGACCCCAAGGCCAGTCCCAAGCTGGCTGTCCAGATATGGCAGATGGCCCGGTTCCTTGGCCGAGATGACGACTTCCGCGTGTTGAACTACGGCACGTCAGGCAAGGTCAAGGGCAAGTCCCCGCGCCGTCTTTCCAACACCAACAACCCGTTCACATTCGGCTCGGCGGAAGCCCTGACGCAGCTTCTTGTTTCTCTCATGCCCGCTTCGGATGGAGCCAATTCCATTTTCGCGGACAAGGCGCAAGCCCTGATTTCCGGCGTCATGTACGCTCTGGTGGACTTGCGGGACAAGGGACTGCTCAAGCTCTCCACCTCAATCATCCGTGATGCCCTGGCTCTGGAAAAATGCGTGGCTCTGGCCCTGCATCCTGAACTGGATCAGGAATCCCGCGCCTCCATCCAGGCGGCTCTCGGAACATCGGGCTGGATCGCCGGACGGGAAATGAAAGACCAGCCGCCGTCCTTCGCGGAACAATTCGGGTATGCTCAGAGCTATTTCGGCAAGGCGCTTTCCAGCCTGACCGACACCTATTCCCACATCTACGGCGCGGAAGATGGGGAAGTGGACTTCGCGGACGCCATCATGCAACAGTGGATTGAGATTCACAGTAGTCTTTGTTTTTACATAATATGTTATTTTTATTGTGAAATATTTTTGAGCGGTAGTCTGGATAGTCCAGAGAAGTCCGCTTGCAGCCTGCATTTTTGTGGGTATATATGTGGGTATCAAAACTTGGGATGCCCCAAAAGGGAAATCGTGTAA
- the icmT gene encoding IcmT/TraK family protein: MADVLWRDTALTPKIFILDARAVFPLALWLFHWAWWTAGLALAAILVLYLVQRTGMTPIACFRAIRVACMGRRRETRNTENQWRKRCRWQ; this comes from the coding sequence ATGGCTGATGTTCTCTGGCGCGATACCGCGCTCACGCCCAAAATCTTCATTCTGGACGCCCGCGCCGTCTTTCCTCTGGCCCTCTGGCTCTTTCATTGGGCCTGGTGGACGGCGGGGCTGGCGCTTGCCGCGATCCTCGTCCTCTACCTTGTCCAGCGCACCGGCATGACGCCCATTGCCTGTTTCCGCGCCATCCGCGTGGCCTGCATGGGACGGAGACGCGAAACACGAAACACTGAAAACCAGTGGCGCAAACGCTGCCGCTGGCAGTAA
- a CDS encoding type IV pilus twitching motility protein PilT, which produces MSDLNLRSGLPAWMRLNGLWRKVTQRAITTDELLAALERLTKNNSVSALIKSGQSDYDFAHEVEESRGLRRRFRGNATPVADGYSTGVKIVFRTIPSMPPALEDLNVEQGILDHAMPSNGLVLVTGVMGSGKSTLLAAILRRIIETGGRNVSTYEAPIEFDFDAVPNPGGPVSQSTIPEHLKSFLTATRNSTRTAPDVVLIGESRDPDTLRGMMESAEIGVAAYSTVHTRSVPETLSRIINVFPFAERLQVAATLLSSLRLVISQRLLPLPDNNGRIALREYLAFTPEIRETLLETPLERLILKTENLLAASGQRIQDAAQTAYKNGNIARDSYLAILAERKHRKGTDYGATA; this is translated from the coding sequence ATGTCCGACCTTAATCTGCGCTCCGGTCTGCCCGCATGGATGCGGTTGAACGGCTTATGGCGAAAGGTCACGCAGCGGGCCATCACGACCGATGAGCTGCTGGCCGCGCTGGAGCGTCTGACCAAAAACAATTCCGTGTCCGCGCTCATCAAGTCCGGCCAGTCCGATTACGACTTCGCCCACGAGGTTGAGGAATCACGCGGTCTGCGCCGCCGTTTTCGCGGCAACGCCACACCGGTGGCGGACGGCTATTCAACCGGCGTCAAAATCGTCTTCCGTACCATTCCTTCCATGCCGCCCGCTCTGGAAGACCTGAACGTCGAACAGGGCATCCTTGACCACGCCATGCCGTCCAACGGTCTGGTGCTGGTCACGGGTGTCATGGGTTCGGGCAAGTCCACGCTGCTGGCCGCCATCCTGCGGCGCATCATCGAAACTGGCGGGCGTAACGTCAGCACCTACGAAGCGCCCATCGAGTTTGACTTCGACGCCGTGCCCAACCCCGGCGGCCCTGTCTCGCAAAGCACGATTCCCGAACACCTGAAGTCCTTCCTCACGGCCACGCGCAACAGCACGCGCACGGCCCCGGATGTGGTGCTCATCGGGGAAAGCCGCGATCCCGACACCCTGCGGGGGATGATGGAAAGCGCGGAAATCGGCGTCGCCGCCTATTCCACCGTGCATACCCGCTCCGTGCCGGAAACCTTGAGCCGTATCATCAACGTCTTTCCCTTCGCGGAACGACTGCAAGTTGCTGCCACGCTGCTTTCCAGCCTGCGGCTGGTCATCTCGCAGCGTCTGCTTCCCCTGCCGGACAACAACGGACGTATCGCCCTGCGCGAATATCTGGCCTTTACGCCGGAAATCCGGGAAACGCTGCTGGAAACTCCGCTGGAACGTCTGATTCTGAAAACCGAAAACCTGCTGGCCGCTTCCGGTCAGCGGATTCAGGACGCCGCCCAAACCGCCTACAAGAACGGAAACATCGCCAGGGACAGCTATCTGGCGATTCTGGCCGAACGCAAACACAGGAAAGGAACCGATTATGGCGCAACAGCATAA
- a CDS encoding zincin-like metallopeptidase domain-containing protein — translation MSQTPEQKKSRFQLSREVQEEFVNGIAQTMLSLAENAEQGQPSVAETPFCPVTGKEYSGANMVRLTLTAMEKGYADNRWLTFKQLQAVREEHPDLNIRIRKGEHGVTVLRPEDVFFTVEKEGKWNFVSEEQAKGLPDVRRHTLLYPFTVFNAAQIENFPAREQPAPVITEAERNDLLERFVASSGVAVEHGKGVPRFDHKTDTVRLPHPENFHSSGDYYAAKLREFFKATGHRSREARQPVKAQTLKSCAFEEMRAEMFSMLAGAKFGLPMPEHGSAERLRLWNQTFSGGESRALFRAASEAARALTTLRQFEAGEQPAARWFPKREAWPELMEMQKQRDAVTGVSFREKTGSDVPRPAPGNTASRSLSESVRAFEETDDLTVKARLILQNPDFLNMALRLDPSATRELAALCDQVSQALHMELDEKLQSAPGAVENPLPLNEQKAASARRMRM, via the coding sequence ATGAGCCAAACGCCAGAGCAGAAAAAGAGCCGCTTTCAGCTCAGTCGGGAAGTTCAGGAGGAATTTGTCAACGGCATTGCCCAGACCATGTTGTCGCTGGCCGAAAATGCTGAACAGGGACAGCCGTCCGTGGCTGAAACGCCCTTTTGCCCCGTGACCGGCAAGGAATACAGCGGCGCGAACATGGTGCGTCTGACACTGACCGCTATGGAAAAGGGCTACGCCGACAACCGCTGGCTTACGTTCAAACAGCTTCAGGCGGTCAGGGAGGAACATCCCGACCTGAACATCCGCATCCGAAAAGGAGAGCACGGCGTCACCGTGCTGCGCCCGGAGGACGTGTTCTTCACGGTGGAAAAGGAAGGAAAGTGGAATTTTGTTTCTGAAGAGCAGGCAAAGGGCCTTCCTGATGTGCGGCGTCATACCCTGCTGTATCCCTTCACGGTCTTCAATGCGGCCCAGATTGAAAACTTTCCCGCCAGGGAACAACCCGCGCCCGTCATAACCGAAGCGGAACGCAATGATTTGCTGGAACGATTTGTCGCCAGTTCGGGTGTGGCGGTCGAACACGGCAAGGGCGTTCCGCGCTTCGACCACAAGACGGATACCGTCAGGCTGCCGCACCCGGAGAATTTTCACAGTTCGGGCGATTACTACGCCGCGAAGCTGCGGGAGTTCTTCAAGGCTACCGGTCACAGGTCACGGGAAGCCCGACAGCCTGTAAAGGCCCAAACACTCAAAAGCTGCGCCTTCGAGGAAATGCGGGCGGAAATGTTCTCCATGCTGGCCGGGGCGAAATTCGGTCTGCCCATGCCGGAACACGGTTCCGCGGAACGGCTCAGGCTCTGGAACCAGACCTTTTCCGGCGGGGAATCCAGGGCGCTTTTCCGGGCCGCCTCGGAAGCCGCGCGGGCGCTGACAACCCTGCGCCAGTTTGAAGCGGGCGAACAGCCCGCCGCCCGATGGTTCCCCAAACGCGAAGCATGGCCGGAACTCATGGAGATGCAGAAACAACGGGATGCCGTGACGGGCGTGTCCTTCCGGGAAAAGACCGGTTCCGACGTGCCGCGTCCCGCGCCCGGCAATACCGCCTCGCGTTCTCTGTCCGAATCCGTCAGGGCATTTGAAGAAACGGACGACCTGACCGTCAAGGCCCGTCTGATTCTCCAGAATCCCGACTTCCTGAACATGGCGCTCAGGCTCGACCCTTCCGCCACCAGAGAACTGGCCGCGCTCTGCGACCAGGTGTCGCAGGCATTGCACATGGAGCTGGACGAAAAGCTCCAGTCCGCGCCGGGCGCTGTGGAAAATCCCCTTCCCCTGAACGAACAGAAAGCCGCTTCCGCGCGGCGCATGAGGATGTAA
- a CDS encoding secretion/conjugation apparatus DotM-related subunit: protein MNGRDNRDDHLFLWCAFLVFVFVLLPALYVVYADDVNRPLLALAEAQIQVFAPFFEEAQTAWARIAEADPASLSWETMQKVLRYTGSWIRWPFALLLVLFGVAAIFMGRVGSLVRRFNMESLLRNNAESFPCLRPVVGRGKYLLSPESHDSGPWKIARTPVQFALENGLLLDEQGKAFTPGQALKNGLPSTELPAWGNARLDGEKALRVLTEQLGKRFEGYEGLSPCRRALAVAFLAYAGGDKKGCVALLDAVSLSYREETGQASCPLLEDGDFANKLKTQWERHASVLNEKCLSIHAAYELPWFMALLYRARQKGVLASSQFLWLRPLDRPLWYALNQCGGRAAWAEGFAPWAHYTAEEKERKTLTKPHVAPAVASLREALSAQGWLTEIFVPPMPETIPVPPADAAETSNSEAETSSIESPPDADVVLCPPEENPEYDANEDEHLADEYY from the coding sequence ATGAACGGTCGGGATAACAGGGATGACCACCTTTTCTTATGGTGCGCCTTTCTGGTTTTCGTCTTTGTGCTGCTGCCCGCCCTCTATGTCGTGTATGCGGATGATGTGAACAGGCCGCTGCTGGCGTTGGCCGAAGCCCAGATTCAGGTCTTCGCGCCATTCTTTGAGGAAGCGCAAACCGCGTGGGCGCGTATCGCGGAAGCCGATCCGGCCTCCCTGTCCTGGGAAACCATGCAAAAAGTCCTGCGCTACACCGGCTCGTGGATTCGCTGGCCCTTTGCGCTGCTGCTCGTTCTGTTCGGCGTGGCCGCCATCTTCATGGGGCGCGTGGGCAGTCTTGTCCGCCGCTTCAATATGGAAAGCCTGCTCCGGAACAACGCGGAGTCCTTCCCTTGTCTGCGGCCTGTGGTGGGGCGCGGCAAGTATCTGCTCTCGCCGGAATCCCATGATTCCGGGCCGTGGAAAATCGCCCGGACACCGGTGCAGTTCGCTCTGGAGAATGGATTACTGCTTGATGAACAGGGGAAAGCGTTCACGCCGGGACAGGCCCTGAAAAACGGCCTGCCGTCCACGGAACTGCCCGCCTGGGGCAACGCCCGGCTGGATGGAGAAAAAGCGCTTCGTGTGCTGACGGAACAGCTCGGCAAACGCTTTGAGGGCTACGAGGGCTTGTCGCCCTGCCGTCGCGCTCTGGCCGTCGCTTTTCTGGCCTATGCGGGCGGGGACAAGAAGGGATGCGTCGCTCTTCTCGACGCCGTTTCCCTCTCCTACCGCGAGGAAACCGGGCAGGCGTCTTGTCCTCTTCTGGAGGACGGCGACTTTGCCAACAAGCTGAAAACGCAATGGGAACGCCATGCTTCCGTGTTGAACGAGAAGTGTCTGAGCATCCATGCCGCCTATGAACTGCCTTGGTTCATGGCGTTGCTGTATCGGGCGCGACAGAAAGGCGTGCTGGCCAGTTCGCAGTTCCTCTGGCTCCGCCCGCTGGATCGTCCGCTCTGGTACGCGCTCAATCAGTGCGGAGGACGCGCGGCATGGGCCGAAGGTTTTGCGCCCTGGGCGCACTACACGGCGGAAGAAAAAGAAAGGAAGACTTTGACAAAACCGCATGTGGCTCCCGCCGTGGCAAGTCTCAGGGAAGCCCTTTCCGCCCAGGGCTGGCTGACGGAAATCTTTGTGCCGCCCATGCCGGAAACAATCCCGGTTCCGCCCGCTGACGCCGCCGAAACTTCAAACTCCGAGGCTGAAACTTCTTCCATTGAATCGCCGCCGGACGCGGATGTGGTTCTCTGCCCCCCGGAAGAAAACCCCGAATACGACGCCAATGAAGATGAACACTTAGCTGACGAATACTACTAG
- a CDS encoding lytic transglycosylase domain-containing protein produces the protein MRPLTADCVLDAARISGMPVAALFAILATEGGKTGEALSNRNGTWDIGPFQVNTIHLNELAAMGISPDAVLRDGRVNAYAAAWLLRKEYQRTGSLWQAIGAYHSRTPHRRDAYIRRVKSNLERLRRDGLFTLSVLEREAGQ, from the coding sequence ATGCGACCGCTGACAGCTGACTGCGTTCTGGACGCCGCCCGCATCAGCGGAATGCCCGTCGCCGCGCTCTTCGCCATTCTCGCCACGGAAGGCGGAAAAACCGGGGAAGCCCTGAGCAACAGGAACGGCACATGGGACATCGGGCCGTTTCAGGTCAACACCATTCATCTTAACGAGTTGGCCGCGATGGGCATTTCGCCTGACGCCGTACTCCGTGATGGCCGTGTCAATGCGTATGCGGCGGCCTGGCTGCTGCGGAAGGAGTATCAGCGCACGGGCAGTCTCTGGCAGGCCATCGGCGCGTATCACTCCCGGACGCCGCATCGCCGGGATGCCTATATCCGGCGCGTAAAAAGCAATCTGGAACGGCTGCGCCGGGACGGGCTTTTCACGCTCTCCGTTCTTGAGCGGGAGGCGGGACAATGA
- a CDS encoding DNA topoisomerase 3 translates to MRLFIAEKPNLAKAIANGLGNGRTESGCIRCGSDVVTWCFGHMLELAWPQEYKPEYAQWRREHLPIIPSEWKYKVKKDSAKQLAVIGSLLREADSVVNAGDPDREGQLLVDEVLEHFKYRAPVARIWLPSLDDKSVRIALNGIRDNTPYAPLRDAARARSLADWLVGINATRALTIKGREGGRSETLSLGRVQTPTLALVVARDREITNFTPTDYFVLRASLTHAAGEFTANFVPSEMQAGLDASGRLVDFSQVAAVLERVNGVEGVVTESLRESKSKAAPLPHSLSSLQKAASAQLGMSAQEVLDTAQSLYERKLTTYPRTDCRYLPVEQYQEAAAVLAALSSLPGLEQVAGKTDASLKSAAWNTGKVTAHHAIAPTGELPPDNLKMEERSLYFMIATAFCLQFHPPMRYEARKIVLNLADTRWEVTGRRVVDAGWTAFSKDEDDDRQEEESLPPVEQGDAVTCRTVESVKKKTSPPSRFSEGTLIEAMANVHRFVGDAEARATLRETKGIGTEATRAKVLETLKERGYLALDKKSIVSTPLGREIIDLTPPALKDPITTAEWESRLEAIAQGRETLDAFLAEQKKILPDLLAPILGDGKPAFPCPSCGAALNRRKRKKDGSWFWGCTAYPDCKVILPDENGRPGKARPKPALSEYACPACGKPLVKRSGAKGEFYGCSGYPGCKKTWPVAPNGAPDFNAKKRGK, encoded by the coding sequence ATGCGACTTTTCATTGCCGAAAAACCCAATCTTGCAAAAGCCATCGCCAACGGCCTGGGCAACGGTCGCACGGAGAGCGGCTGCATCCGCTGCGGTAGCGATGTGGTGACATGGTGCTTCGGGCACATGCTCGAACTTGCCTGGCCGCAGGAATACAAGCCCGAATACGCTCAATGGCGGCGCGAACACCTGCCCATCATTCCTTCTGAATGGAAATACAAGGTCAAAAAGGACTCCGCCAAACAGCTTGCCGTCATCGGCTCCCTGCTGCGCGAGGCCGATTCCGTGGTCAACGCGGGCGATCCCGACCGCGAGGGTCAGCTTCTCGTGGACGAAGTGCTGGAGCATTTCAAATATCGCGCCCCGGTTGCCCGTATCTGGCTGCCGTCTCTGGATGACAAATCCGTCCGCATCGCCCTGAACGGCATCAGGGACAATACGCCCTATGCGCCTTTGCGCGACGCCGCCCGCGCCAGAAGTCTGGCCGACTGGCTGGTGGGCATCAACGCCACACGCGCCCTGACCATCAAGGGAAGAGAAGGCGGACGTTCCGAAACGCTTTCCCTGGGTCGCGTCCAGACGCCCACGCTTGCTCTGGTCGTTGCCCGCGACAGGGAGATTACCAACTTCACGCCCACGGACTATTTCGTGCTGCGGGCCTCACTCACCCATGCCGCCGGAGAATTTACGGCGAACTTCGTGCCCTCCGAGATGCAGGCCGGTCTGGACGCTTCCGGGCGGCTCGTGGATTTCTCCCAGGTTGCCGCCGTTCTTGAACGGGTCAACGGCGTGGAGGGCGTTGTCACGGAATCCCTGCGGGAGAGCAAAAGCAAGGCCGCGCCCCTGCCGCACAGTCTTTCCTCCCTGCAAAAAGCTGCTTCCGCCCAACTCGGCATGTCGGCTCAGGAAGTGCTGGATACCGCGCAATCCCTCTATGAGCGCAAGCTGACCACCTATCCCAGAACAGACTGCCGCTATCTGCCGGTTGAGCAGTATCAAGAAGCCGCCGCCGTGCTGGCCGCGCTTTCCTCGCTTCCCGGTCTGGAACAGGTGGCGGGAAAGACTGACGCCTCGCTCAAAAGCGCCGCGTGGAATACGGGAAAAGTCACCGCGCACCACGCCATCGCGCCCACAGGCGAACTGCCCCCGGACAATCTCAAAATGGAGGAACGCTCCCTCTATTTCATGATTGCCACGGCGTTTTGTCTGCAATTCCACCCGCCCATGCGTTATGAAGCGCGAAAAATCGTCCTCAACCTTGCCGATACCCGTTGGGAAGTCACGGGGCGGCGCGTGGTGGATGCCGGATGGACGGCCTTCTCCAAAGACGAGGATGACGACAGGCAGGAAGAGGAATCCCTGCCGCCGGTTGAACAGGGTGATGCCGTGACCTGTCGCACCGTGGAAAGCGTAAAGAAAAAGACTTCCCCGCCTTCCCGTTTCTCCGAGGGGACGCTCATCGAGGCGATGGCCAATGTCCACCGTTTTGTGGGCGACGCCGAGGCCAGAGCCACGCTCAGGGAAACCAAAGGCATCGGCACCGAGGCCACCCGCGCAAAGGTTCTCGAAACGCTCAAAGAGCGCGGCTATCTGGCGCTTGACAAGAAGTCCATCGTTTCCACGCCGCTGGGCCGGGAAATCATCGACCTCACCCCGCCCGCGCTCAAAGACCCCATTACCACGGCGGAATGGGAGTCCCGCCTTGAAGCCATCGCCCAGGGCAGGGAAACGCTCGACGCCTTTCTTGCGGAGCAGAAGAAGATTCTGCCGGATTTGCTTGCCCCCATTCTGGGTGACGGCAAGCCCGCCTTTCCTTGTCCTTCCTGCGGCGCAGCCCTGAACCGCCGCAAGCGCAAGAAGGACGGTTCGTGGTTCTGGGGCTGCACGGCGTATCCCGACTGCAAGGTCATCCTGCCCGACGAAAACGGCAGGCCCGGCAAGGCCAGGCCCAAACCCGCTCTTTCGGAATACGCCTGCCCGGCCTGCGGCAAGCCCCTCGTCAAACGCTCCGGCGCGAAAGGCGAGTTCTACGGCTGCTCCGGCTACCCCGGATGCAAAAAGACCTGGCCCGTCGCTCCGAACGGCGCTCCTGATTTCAACGCAAAGAAAAGAGGAAAATAG